A DNA window from Microcystis aeruginosa NIES-843 contains the following coding sequences:
- the fni gene encoding type 2 isopentenyl-diphosphate Delta-isomerase has product MSSPNLPSEIENRKSEHLRVCIEEDVEFQQLTSDLEKYRFTHCCLPELDRSDIELGTTFLGKSLKAPILISSMTGGTELAHLVNTRLATVAQRYGLAMGVGSQRIALEQPELAPTFAVRSLAPDILLLANLGAVQLNYGCGLEDCLKLVELLEADALILHLNPLQEWVQSGGDSNFKGLLAKIQQICAQLPVPVIAKEVGNGISAVMAKQLIEAGVAAIDVAGAGGTSWAKVESQRAKDNRQRHLGQVFADWGLPTAECITAIRSMNSTIPLIASGGLKNGLDLAKSIALGADLGGLARPFLVAAIESEAAVDELVKFLIAELEIVLFCTGNPNLSALKNSGALKPC; this is encoded by the coding sequence ATGTCATCTCCTAATCTTCCCAGTGAAATTGAAAATCGTAAAAGCGAACATCTGCGAGTTTGTATCGAAGAAGATGTAGAATTTCAACAACTTACAAGCGATTTAGAAAAATATCGTTTTACCCATTGTTGTCTTCCTGAACTTGACCGTAGCGATATTGAACTGGGGACAACCTTTTTGGGGAAATCTCTAAAAGCTCCAATTCTAATATCTTCCATGACTGGAGGAACAGAATTAGCCCATTTAGTCAATACTCGATTGGCAACGGTCGCTCAACGCTATGGTTTAGCGATGGGGGTGGGTTCTCAACGCATTGCACTCGAACAACCGGAATTAGCGCCGACCTTTGCAGTCCGTTCTCTGGCACCAGATATTCTCCTGTTAGCGAATTTAGGGGCTGTACAGTTAAATTACGGCTGCGGTTTAGAAGACTGTTTAAAATTGGTGGAATTATTAGAAGCTGATGCCTTAATTCTGCATCTCAATCCTTTACAAGAATGGGTGCAATCGGGAGGCGATTCTAATTTTAAAGGGTTACTCGCTAAAATTCAGCAAATTTGCGCTCAATTACCCGTTCCTGTCATCGCCAAAGAAGTCGGAAATGGCATCTCTGCGGTGATGGCCAAACAATTAATTGAAGCCGGAGTCGCCGCGATTGATGTGGCGGGAGCCGGAGGCACGTCCTGGGCCAAAGTCGAAAGCCAAAGAGCCAAAGACAACAGACAAAGGCATCTCGGACAAGTTTTTGCCGATTGGGGTTTACCTACGGCTGAATGTATTACCGCCATTCGGTCCATGAATTCAACCATTCCTTTAATTGCTTCTGGGGGCTTAAAAAATGGCTTAGACCTTGCCAAATCCATCGCTTTAGGAGCCGATTTAGGAGGGTTGGCTCGACCGTTTCTCGTAGCAGCGATTGAATCAGAAGCCGCCGTTGATGAGTTGGTAAAATTTTTAATTGCTGAACTTGAAATTGTTTTATTTTGCACCGGAAATCCTAATTTATCCGCCCTTAAAAATTCAGGAGCCTTAAAACCATGTTAA
- a CDS encoding non-ribosomal peptide synthetase gives MKVAEFLSYLNSLDINLWLEEDKLKYQAPQGAMTPEIKQEIGTRKPEILTFLRSATTPSKPLESVIDPVARTEELPLSFAQQRMWFLYQMDQQNSAYNEALTIRLTGRLNIDILEQTINAIIQRHESLRTTFPMVEGKPIQKIAPSLKIKLLVINLKDIPQEQIDKQIIEELQKPFDLTQAPLLRCTLFDLGYENYILVNVFHHIIIDGWSKGILFKELSKFYQALLSNSTVDLPELPIQYADFAVWQRQWLQGEILENQLNYWKKQLTGAPPLLELPTDKPRPATANFRGHSISFQINSELTEKLKLLSQKSGATLFMTLLAALNTLLFRYSGQDDILIGTPTANRNRQEIEPLIGFFVNTLVLRNSLEGNPTFSGLLQQARNVVLEAYANQDVPFEQVVDGLEIERSLSYNPLFQVMFALQNAPLNALELPDLKAQYLAVENQRIKFDLSLVLEEIETEKGAYLEGFWEYDSDLFTAERITRMVGHFQTLLKGIVANPQQTVGELPLLTESEEQQLLVEWNQTQTSYPDHYCIHQLFEAWVEQTPDAIALIFKGEQLTYRELNSKANQLANYLQTLGVKPETLVGICIEPSLEMIVGILGILKAAGAYVPIDPTYPSERIAYMLDDSQLAVLLTEEKLVTSLPQHQAQVICLDSDWKEISTESKSYPITSLTPENLAYVIYTSGSTGKPKGVLVAHRGLCNLSQAQIKLFNVQPDSCVLQFASISFDASISEIVMALCAGARLYLGTREELQPGQPLLELLQEQEITHLTLVPSALAALSSENLPALQNIIVAGEPCPPSLVIQWANGRRFFNAYGPTESTVCATVAQCFEDMNMLPIGRPIANTKIYILDRYLQPVPIGVPGELHLASVGLAKGYLNRPELTDSKFIANPFSQKLSDRLYKTGDLVRYVNDGQIEFIGRIDHQVKIRGFRIELGEIETILNQHPQVKEAIIIAREDQPGVKRLCAYVIASQNLTVSQLRLFLQEKLPQYMVPAFFVLLDAFPLTPNGKIDRRALPQPALELENEAAINFSPGTETERILAAIWQRVLGLKTISINDNFFELGGDSILAIQIIAQANQAGLQITPKQLFSHQTIAQLATVAERVSVNQTTQDLVIGHVPLTPIQKWFFEQNWPERHHFNQSILLEVPNNLQPDLLKQTISKLLYHHDALRLRFVQKGEKWQQNHSDDCNNFAFEKVDLSHLSCDEQLTKIAEISEVQQRVLDLEEGPLMAVVFFALAESGKMLIVIHHLAVDGISWRIILEDFVTIYQQLENQKPLQLPPKTSSFKTWAEELQNYATTPEFHAQFKYWLNRDFPSISPLPLDCQGEAQSNIVAHAKTVSFTLTEEQTRLLLQEVPQAYNTQINDILLTALVQAFGHWTGSYKLLLDMEGHGRENVIESVNLSRTVGWFTSIFPVFLTLENLHHPGECLKSIKEQLRQIPNRGFDYGIGYYLSSDLTIQSPLKNYPKAQVSFNYLGQFTSHQIGEIGWKLSQESTGSIHSPLGQRSHLIAIHGIVVDGQLDMEWQYSENFHHQTTIKNLAAAYRDSLESLINHCLSAEGGYTPSDFPDADLNQVELDELLSELDF, from the coding sequence ATGAAAGTCGCAGAATTTTTATCTTACTTAAATAGTTTAGACATCAATCTTTGGCTTGAGGAAGATAAGTTAAAATATCAAGCTCCCCAGGGAGCGATGACACCGGAAATTAAGCAAGAAATCGGCACAAGAAAACCAGAAATTCTCACTTTTTTAAGAAGCGCAACAACACCGTCTAAACCCCTTGAATCGGTGATTGATCCCGTTGCCAGAACTGAAGAGTTACCTCTATCTTTTGCTCAACAGAGAATGTGGTTTCTCTATCAGATGGATCAGCAAAATTCGGCTTATAATGAAGCTCTAACCATCCGTTTAACGGGACGCTTAAACATTGATATTTTAGAGCAAACGATTAATGCTATTATTCAACGGCATGAGAGCTTACGCACAACCTTTCCAATGGTTGAAGGAAAACCTATTCAAAAAATTGCTCCATCTCTAAAGATTAAATTATTAGTTATTAATTTAAAAGATATCCCCCAAGAGCAAATTGATAAACAGATTATTGAAGAACTACAAAAACCCTTTGATTTAACTCAAGCTCCCCTATTACGATGTACTCTGTTTGATCTGGGATATGAAAATTATATTTTAGTCAACGTTTTCCATCATATTATTATCGATGGTTGGTCAAAGGGCATTTTATTTAAAGAATTATCTAAATTTTATCAAGCACTTTTATCCAATTCAACCGTAGATTTACCCGAATTACCTATACAATATGCGGATTTTGCGGTATGGCAAAGACAATGGTTACAAGGTGAAATCTTAGAAAATCAGTTAAATTATTGGAAAAAACAATTAACGGGCGCTCCTCCTTTATTAGAACTTCCAACCGATAAACCCCGTCCAGCTACTGCCAATTTTCGAGGTCATAGTATCTCGTTTCAAATTAACTCAGAACTCACCGAAAAACTGAAACTTTTGAGCCAAAAGTCGGGGGCGACTTTATTTATGACCTTACTGGCTGCTTTAAACACTTTACTCTTCCGTTATAGTGGCCAAGATGATATTTTAATCGGGACACCTACCGCCAACCGAAACCGACAAGAAATTGAACCTTTGATTGGTTTTTTTGTCAACACTTTAGTGCTGCGAAATTCCCTAGAAGGAAATCCGACTTTTTCGGGATTATTACAGCAAGCTCGCAATGTTGTTTTAGAAGCTTATGCCAATCAAGATGTACCCTTTGAGCAAGTGGTTGATGGGTTAGAAATAGAACGAAGTTTAAGTTATAATCCCTTATTTCAGGTCATGTTTGCGCTGCAAAATGCCCCCCTCAATGCTTTAGAATTACCTGATTTAAAGGCTCAATATTTAGCCGTTGAAAACCAGAGAATTAAATTTGATCTCAGCTTAGTTTTAGAGGAAATTGAAACCGAAAAAGGAGCTTATTTAGAAGGTTTTTGGGAATATGATAGCGACCTATTTACCGCCGAAAGAATTACCCGCATGGTGGGTCATTTCCAAACTTTATTAAAAGGAATTGTAGCCAATCCTCAGCAAACCGTCGGGGAATTACCGTTACTGACTGAATCGGAAGAACAACAATTATTAGTAGAATGGAATCAAACTCAAACGTCTTATCCTGATCATTACTGTATTCATCAGTTATTTGAAGCGTGGGTAGAACAAACACCAGATGCCATAGCACTAATTTTTAAAGGCGAACAGCTAACCTACCGAGAACTAAACAGCAAGGCGAACCAATTAGCCAACTATTTACAAACCTTGGGGGTAAAACCAGAAACACTGGTGGGCATCTGTATCGAACCTTCCCTTGAAATGATAGTAGGGATTTTAGGTATCCTGAAAGCAGCTGGCGCTTATGTTCCCATAGACCCTACTTATCCATCTGAGCGGATCGCTTATATGCTCGATGATTCGCAACTAGCAGTTCTATTGACTGAGGAAAAACTGGTCACCTCGTTACCACAGCATCAAGCACAAGTAATTTGCTTAGATTCCGATTGGAAAGAAATCTCTACCGAAAGTAAAAGTTACCCTATCACTAGCCTAACACCAGAGAACTTAGCTTATGTCATTTACACTTCTGGCTCAACCGGAAAGCCGAAAGGAGTTCTCGTTGCTCATCGAGGATTGTGTAATCTATCCCAAGCACAAATCAAGCTATTTAACGTGCAGCCAGATAGTTGTGTCCTTCAGTTTGCATCCATTAGCTTTGATGCTTCTATTTCGGAAATTGTCATGGCTCTTTGTGCGGGGGCAAGGCTTTATCTGGGAACGCGGGAAGAACTACAACCAGGACAACCTTTACTGGAACTGTTACAAGAGCAGGAGATTACCCATTTGACTCTTGTGCCATCAGCACTCGCCGCTCTGTCCAGTGAGAACTTGCCAGCATTGCAGAATATCATTGTTGCGGGAGAACCCTGCCCTCCTTCTTTGGTTATTCAATGGGCTAATGGACGGCGTTTTTTTAATGCTTACGGGCCAACGGAATCCACTGTCTGTGCTACAGTTGCACAATGCTTTGAAGACATGAATATGCTGCCCATTGGTCGTCCGATCGCCAACACCAAAATCTATATTCTTGATCGCTATCTCCAACCCGTTCCTATTGGTGTTCCTGGGGAATTACATCTTGCCAGCGTTGGATTAGCTAAAGGATATCTCAACCGTCCAGAGTTAACCGATTCTAAATTTATTGCTAATCCTTTTAGTCAAAAACTCAGTGATCGCCTTTACAAAACCGGTGATTTAGTTCGTTATGTAAACGACGGACAAATTGAATTTATTGGACGTATTGATCATCAAGTTAAGATTAGAGGTTTTAGAATTGAATTAGGGGAAATTGAAACCATTCTCAATCAACATCCCCAAGTTAAAGAAGCGATTATTATTGCCAGAGAAGATCAACCCGGTGTTAAGCGTTTATGTGCTTATGTGATTGCCTCTCAAAACTTAACTGTTTCTCAATTGCGTTTATTTTTGCAAGAAAAGTTACCTCAATATATGGTTCCTGCTTTCTTCGTCTTGTTAGACGCTTTTCCCCTAACCCCTAATGGTAAAATCGATCGTCGCGCTCTCCCACAACCTGCACTAGAATTAGAGAATGAAGCTGCCATCAATTTTAGCCCAGGTACAGAAACAGAACGCATTCTCGCTGCAATTTGGCAAAGGGTTTTAGGACTTAAAACTATTAGTATTAACGATAACTTTTTTGAATTGGGAGGAGATTCTATCTTAGCCATTCAAATTATTGCTCAAGCTAATCAAGCGGGATTACAAATTACTCCTAAACAATTATTTAGTCATCAAACTATCGCTCAATTAGCCACCGTAGCGGAGCGAGTTTCGGTTAATCAAACCACACAGGATTTAGTCATCGGTCACGTCCCCTTAACTCCGATTCAAAAATGGTTTTTTGAACAAAACTGGCCCGAACGTCATCACTTTAATCAATCTATCTTGTTAGAGGTTCCCAATAATCTACAACCTGATTTATTAAAACAAACTATTTCTAAATTACTCTATCACCATGATGCTTTGCGGTTACGGTTTGTTCAAAAAGGGGAAAAATGGCAACAAAATCACAGCGATGATTGCAATAATTTTGCCTTTGAAAAGGTGGATTTATCCCATCTATCTTGCGATGAACAATTGACCAAGATAGCAGAAATTTCCGAGGTTCAACAACGGGTTCTGGATTTAGAGGAAGGACCCTTAATGGCGGTGGTTTTCTTCGCCTTGGCTGAGAGTGGAAAAATGTTAATTGTGATTCATCATTTAGCAGTAGATGGAATTTCTTGGCGGATTATCCTCGAAGATTTCGTCACTATTTACCAGCAATTAGAAAACCAAAAGCCCCTGCAACTTCCTCCTAAAACCAGTTCTTTTAAAACTTGGGCTGAGGAACTGCAAAACTATGCTACAACCCCAGAATTTCACGCTCAATTCAAGTATTGGCTAAACCGTGATTTTCCCTCAATTTCTCCTCTTCCTTTGGACTGTCAAGGTGAAGCTCAGTCCAACATTGTTGCCCATGCAAAAACGGTTTCTTTCACCTTAACCGAAGAACAAACCCGCTTACTCTTACAGGAGGTTCCGCAAGCTTATAACACCCAAATTAATGATATTTTATTAACCGCTTTAGTCCAAGCTTTTGGCCATTGGACAGGGAGTTATAAGCTTTTGCTTGACATGGAAGGTCATGGAAGAGAGAATGTAATTGAATCCGTGAATTTATCTCGAACTGTGGGTTGGTTTACCAGTATTTTTCCCGTCTTTTTGACCTTAGAAAATCTTCACCATCCCGGTGAATGTCTCAAGTCCATTAAAGAGCAATTACGACAAATTCCGAATCGGGGATTTGATTATGGAATTGGATATTATCTGAGTTCAGATTTAACGATTCAATCCCCGTTAAAAAACTATCCAAAAGCTCAAGTCAGCTTTAATTATTTAGGTCAATTTACAAGCCATCAAATCGGCGAGATAGGCTGGAAATTATCTCAAGAATCCACTGGTTCCATTCATAGTCCTTTGGGACAACGTTCCCATTTAATTGCGATTCATGGAATTGTGGTTGATGGGCAACTTGATATGGAATGGCAATATAGTGAAAATTTTCATCATCAAACAACGATCAAAAATTTAGCCGCTGCTTATCGAGATTCTTTAGAAAGCCTGATTAACCATTGTTTATCGGCAGAAGGGGGCTATACTCCATCGGATTTTCCCGATGCGGATCTTAATCAGGTAGAACTAGATGAACTGCTTTCAGAACTCGATTTTTAA
- a CDS encoding LysR family transcriptional regulator → MLKFSMELCYPQLDVKTLSVGTLGPKETSSEQTLNYLISQWKLQQISVNSHLFDSFTDLKESLLENQIDLALVPHAYEKINDFYMEPRFKLGFIFTYPTPVYGLAKRKNEEIVLENCTLVTHPAPLPLLPYLLPGDLNQNKIKIKFVNSTSVAAIQVKQGLADLAITNENALREYDLEFISQYGKIEMSWSLFHKKENTMIQSIYLPVHT, encoded by the coding sequence ATGTTAAAGTTTTCAATGGAATTGTGTTATCCCCAGCTTGATGTCAAAACCTTAAGCGTTGGCACTTTGGGTCCAAAAGAAACCAGTAGTGAACAAACCTTAAATTATCTAATTTCTCAATGGAAATTACAACAGATTTCGGTTAATAGTCATTTATTTGATAGCTTTACAGATTTAAAAGAATCTTTACTCGAAAATCAGATAGATTTGGCGTTAGTCCCCCATGCCTATGAAAAAATTAATGATTTCTATATGGAACCGAGGTTTAAACTAGGTTTTATCTTCACCTATCCCACACCCGTTTACGGATTAGCCAAGCGAAAAAATGAAGAAATCGTTTTAGAAAATTGTACCCTGGTTACTCATCCCGCTCCTCTTCCTTTACTTCCCTATTTATTACCTGGCGACCTGAATCAAAATAAGATTAAAATCAAATTTGTCAATTCTACCAGTGTGGCCGCTATTCAAGTTAAACAAGGGTTGGCAGATTTAGCCATTACCAATGAAAATGCCCTCCGAGAATATGATTTAGAATTTATTTCACAATATGGTAAAATTGAGATGAGTTGGTCTTTATTTCACAAAAAGGAAAACACCATGATTCAAAGTATTTATTTACCAGTGCATACCTAA
- a CDS encoding cupin domain-containing protein, which produces MSEFFPIPDPLKLNHHVELEVFQCQDTIFQLYVIAPNAKLESHQHPESQIGMVFSAELELYIKDLIKPLRPLQDVYIADGNIPHGAFNPLSEPMIGFDLKRITSALPSEDVVLTLSNNQDKITHLPCQSVKGSWFEIVIMKIPSGYSIPPHQGEQEEIGFILNGKLEISIENEEQCLEYGQIYYAPSKVLKKGYNSSKQDINLIKILI; this is translated from the coding sequence ATGTCTGAATTTTTCCCAATTCCCGATCCTCTTAAACTCAATCATCATGTAGAATTAGAGGTTTTTCAATGCCAAGATACCATTTTTCAATTATACGTTATAGCTCCTAATGCTAAACTTGAATCCCACCAACATCCTGAAAGTCAAATTGGCATGGTATTCTCAGCAGAACTAGAACTGTATATTAAAGATTTGATTAAACCCTTAAGACCTTTGCAAGATGTTTATATAGCTGATGGCAATATTCCTCATGGTGCTTTTAATCCTTTATCAGAACCGATGATTGGATTTGATCTTAAACGGATTACCTCTGCTTTACCTTCAGAAGACGTTGTATTAACACTATCCAACAACCAAGATAAAATCACTCACTTACCTTGTCAATCTGTTAAGGGTTCTTGGTTTGAAATTGTCATAATGAAAATCCCTTCGGGTTATTCCATTCCCCCACATCAAGGTGAGCAAGAAGAAATCGGATTTATTTTGAATGGAAAATTAGAAATCTCCATAGAAAATGAAGAACAGTGTTTAGAATATGGTCAAATTTATTATGCTCCTTCAAAAGTTTTAAAAAAGGGATATAATTCATCTAAACAAGATATTAATTTGATTAAAATTTTAATTTAG